A stretch of Lathyrus oleraceus cultivar Zhongwan6 chromosome 6, CAAS_Psat_ZW6_1.0, whole genome shotgun sequence DNA encodes these proteins:
- the LOC127091878 gene encoding ubiquitin-conjugating enzyme E2 28 — MASKRITKELKDLQKDPPVSCSAGPVGEDLFHWQATIMGPADSPYAGGVFLVTIHFPPDYPFKPPKVSFRTKVFHPNINSNGSICLDILKEQWSPALTVSKVLLSICSLLTDPNPDDPLVPDIAHMYKTDKAKYESTARSWTQKYAMN, encoded by the exons ATGGCTTCAAAACGTATCACTAAGGAGTTGAAGGATCTGCAGAAAGACCCTCCCGTGTCCTGCAGTGCTG GCCCTGTTGGGGAAGACTTGTTTCATTGGCAAGCTACAATCATGGGACCAGCAGACAGTCCTTATGCTGGTGGTGTATTCCTAGTGACCATTCACTTCCCACCAGATTATCCATTTAAGCCGCCAAAG GTTTCCTTCCGAACAAAAGTGTTTCACCCTAACATAAACAGCAATGGAAGTATCTGTCTTGACATTCTGAAAGAACAGTGGAGCCCGGCTCTTACTGTTTCCAAG GTGCTGCTGTCTATTTGCTCCCTGCTGACAGATCCTAACCCAGATGATCCTTTGGTGCCTGATATTGCCCACATGTACAAGACTGACAAAGCCAAGTACGAAAGTACTGCCCGGTCTTGGACCCAGAAATATGCAATGAACTAG